One region of Rhizophagus irregularis chromosome 18, complete sequence genomic DNA includes:
- a CDS encoding uncharacterized protein (SECRETED:cutsite_VNA-IP; SECRETED:prob_0.9670); SECRETED:SignalP(1-20) → MNRNFVFAVILLTTLSIVNAIPHQLENITYYQCENYPILTISLEPNPWVSGTPENYTASGQIEKATTKETILLILFAVGGKVIGNFYQQPIPITPAGSITVTANNVLTPELPSTYANIVAISDTIHIKDMYACAITYIGY, encoded by the coding sequence ATGAACCGAAATTTTGTTTTTGCTGTCATTTTATTGACTACGCTTTCCATAGTCAATGCTATTCCGCATCAACTTGAAAATATTACGTATTATCAATGTGAAAATTATCCCATACTCACTATATCACTTGAACCTAATCCTTGGGTTTCTGGAACACCAGAAAATTATACTGCTTCTGGACAAATAGAAAAAGCTACTACTAAAGAAACCATTCTTCTTATTCTTTTTGCTGTTGGAGGAAAAGTTATAGGAAATTTCTACCAACAGCCTATTCCAATAACTCCAGCTGGATCTATCACAGTAACAGCAAATAATGTTCTAACACCAGAATTACCTTCCACATATGCTAATATAGTTGCTATTTCGGATACAATTCATATTAAAGATATGTATGCTTGTGCGATAACTTATATTGGATATTAA